Proteins from a single region of Streptomyces vinaceus:
- a CDS encoding TlpA disulfide reductase family protein, with protein MRRRVRRYALVPAGAGLAVAAALVLAGIATHSGGSGTPDGRAGAAVGTAAGAAAGTSVMDPASRPDAPVLAGEDLDGNAVSLAGLRGQVVVLNVWGSWCGPCRAEADDLERLSRRTRSEGVRFLGINTRDRDPAAARSFVRAHALSFPSLPDPTGALLLRFPPALLNPQAVPATLVIDRRGRIAASIGGAVTEEQLRPVLAHVAREES; from the coding sequence ATGAGACGAAGGGTCCGCAGGTACGCCCTCGTCCCGGCCGGGGCCGGGCTCGCGGTGGCGGCCGCCCTCGTCCTCGCGGGCATCGCCACCCACAGCGGCGGATCCGGGACACCGGACGGGCGGGCGGGCGCCGCCGTGGGAACCGCTGCCGGGGCCGCGGCCGGAACCTCGGTCATGGACCCGGCCTCCCGGCCCGACGCGCCCGTACTGGCCGGTGAGGACCTGGACGGCAACGCGGTCAGCCTCGCCGGGCTCCGGGGCCAGGTCGTCGTCCTCAACGTCTGGGGTTCCTGGTGCGGGCCGTGCCGTGCGGAAGCCGACGACCTGGAGCGGCTCAGCCGCCGCACCCGGAGCGAGGGGGTCCGGTTCCTCGGGATCAACACGCGCGACCGGGACCCGGCCGCCGCCCGGTCCTTCGTACGCGCCCACGCCCTGAGCTTCCCCAGCCTCCCCGACCCCACCGGCGCACTGCTGCTCCGCTTCCCGCCCGCGCTGCTCAACCCGCAGGCGGTCCCCGCGACCCTGGTGATCGACCGCCGCGGACGCATCGCCGCGAGCATCGGGGGCGCCGTCACCGAGGAGCAGCTGCGGCCCGTACTCGCGCACGTGGCGCGGGAGGAGTCATGA
- a CDS encoding ABC transporter ATP-binding protein, with product MTTTTLAARPGPAPAPARSAPAPVLQVSGVTLRFGGLVSLCDVDLTVCRGEIHAVIGPNGAGKTSLFNSLTGAYAPQEGRVLLRTDGGTEHSLLGRKPHHINRLGVARTFQNIRLFAALTALENVKVAAESATRSGPLGIVLGLPRAKAEERAAEARAQELLALVGLDGRSEERADSLSYGDQRRLEIARALATGPRLLLLDEPAAGTNPTEKRELAALIRRINRELDISVLLIEHDMPLVTSVADRVTVLNFGRVIASGPPSEVQRDPAVVEAYLGTSETDSRQGEPR from the coding sequence ATGACGACCACCACACTCGCGGCGCGCCCGGGCCCGGCACCCGCCCCGGCCCGCTCCGCCCCGGCCCCCGTCCTCCAGGTGTCGGGAGTGACCCTGCGCTTCGGCGGCCTGGTCTCCCTCTGCGACGTGGACCTCACGGTGTGCCGGGGCGAGATCCACGCCGTGATCGGCCCCAACGGCGCCGGCAAGACCTCGTTGTTCAACTCCCTCACCGGCGCGTACGCACCGCAGGAGGGCCGCGTACTCCTGCGCACCGACGGCGGTACGGAGCACAGCCTGCTCGGCCGCAAGCCCCACCACATCAACCGGCTCGGCGTGGCCCGCACCTTCCAGAACATCCGCCTCTTCGCCGCCCTGACCGCGCTGGAGAACGTCAAGGTCGCCGCGGAGAGCGCCACCCGCTCCGGACCGCTGGGCATCGTGCTGGGCCTGCCGCGGGCGAAGGCGGAGGAACGCGCCGCCGAGGCCAGGGCCCAGGAACTGCTCGCGCTGGTGGGCCTCGACGGGCGGTCCGAGGAGCGGGCCGACTCCCTCTCGTACGGGGACCAGCGGCGGCTGGAGATCGCCAGGGCACTGGCCACCGGCCCCCGGCTGCTCCTCCTGGACGAGCCTGCGGCGGGCACCAACCCGACCGAGAAGCGGGAACTGGCCGCGCTGATCCGCCGTATCAACCGTGAACTCGACATCAGCGTGCTGCTGATCGAACACGACATGCCGCTGGTGACCTCGGTGGCCGACCGGGTGACCGTGCTCAACTTCGGCAGGGTCATCGCCTCCGGTCCTCCCTCCGAGGTACAGCGCGACCCGGCGGTCGTGGAGGCCTACCTCGGAACCTCCGAGACCGACTCCCGGCAAGGAGAGCCCCGATGA
- a CDS encoding ABC transporter ATP-binding protein: MTTPTHLPHRTAATPRPPAPTILELADLHVSYGAISALRGVDMVVREGEVVALLGANGAGKTTTLRTISGLHQPTSGQVRFCGERVDGIASHAVVGLGIGHSPEGRRVFADMTVLENLHMGAYRFKRLRQEDLDRVFALFPRLAERRTQQAGTLSGGEQQMLAMGRALMGRPELLLLDEPSMGLAPLIVAQIFEIIKEINTQGTTVLLVEQNAAQALRIADRGYVLETGRITLHAPAHELLDDPRIRAAYLGEATG, translated from the coding sequence ATGACCACGCCGACGCACCTCCCGCACAGGACCGCCGCCACGCCCCGGCCCCCGGCGCCGACGATCCTGGAACTCGCCGATCTCCACGTGTCGTACGGCGCGATCAGCGCGCTGCGGGGCGTCGACATGGTCGTCCGCGAGGGCGAGGTGGTCGCCCTGCTCGGCGCCAACGGCGCGGGCAAGACGACCACCCTGCGCACCATCTCGGGCCTGCACCAGCCCACTTCGGGACAGGTGCGGTTCTGCGGGGAGCGCGTCGACGGCATTGCCTCCCACGCGGTCGTGGGCCTCGGCATCGGCCATTCGCCGGAGGGCCGCAGGGTCTTCGCCGACATGACCGTCCTGGAGAACCTCCACATGGGCGCCTACCGCTTCAAGCGGCTGCGGCAGGAGGACCTGGACCGGGTCTTCGCCCTCTTCCCCCGCCTCGCGGAGCGGCGCACCCAGCAGGCCGGCACCCTCTCCGGCGGCGAGCAGCAGATGCTCGCCATGGGACGCGCCCTGATGGGCCGCCCCGAACTCCTGCTCCTCGACGAGCCGTCGATGGGCCTGGCGCCGCTGATCGTGGCGCAGATCTTCGAGATCATCAAGGAGATCAACACCCAGGGCACCACGGTGCTGCTGGTCGAACAGAACGCCGCCCAGGCCCTGAGGATCGCCGACCGCGGCTACGTCCTGGAAACGGGCCGGATCACCCTGCACGCCCCGGCCCACGAGCTTCTGGACGACCCCCGCATCCGCGCCGCCTACCTCGGCGAGGCCACCGGCTGA
- a CDS encoding GNAT family N-acetyltransferase produces MPFAHTTEAVRAWVHGWSASRGAAEPVPYGWGFTIDVGLHGHVMRHVLHSADEAIVRELTRRATAPGVWLKAFVAPETLEPWLAPGWHLAGGPGFLMSAALPATPARGPGRVPEGYEMTTWTRGGVTRALVRRSADGAFAARGQIAVTGHTAVVDQVETDAAHQRRGLGRLVMHELMEAGREQGAAACVLGATPEGRALYEATGWRVLAPLTSALRGPDPAGG; encoded by the coding sequence TTGCCTTTCGCGCATACGACCGAGGCCGTCCGGGCATGGGTCCACGGCTGGTCCGCCTCGCGCGGCGCAGCCGAACCCGTGCCCTACGGTTGGGGTTTCACGATCGACGTCGGCCTGCACGGACACGTCATGCGCCACGTCCTGCACTCCGCCGACGAGGCGATCGTCCGCGAGCTCACCCGGCGGGCCACCGCACCGGGCGTCTGGTTGAAGGCCTTCGTGGCACCGGAGACGCTCGAACCCTGGCTCGCCCCCGGCTGGCACCTCGCCGGCGGTCCCGGCTTCCTGATGTCCGCCGCTCTGCCCGCCACCCCCGCCCGGGGCCCGGGCCGCGTCCCCGAGGGCTACGAGATGACCACCTGGACACGTGGCGGCGTCACCCGCGCCCTGGTGCGGCGCAGCGCCGACGGAGCCTTCGCCGCGCGCGGCCAGATCGCCGTCACCGGCCACACCGCAGTCGTCGACCAGGTGGAGACCGACGCGGCCCACCAGCGTCGCGGCCTGGGGCGCCTGGTGATGCACGAGCTCATGGAGGCCGGCAGGGAGCAGGGAGCCGCGGCATGCGTGTTGGGCGCGACCCCGGAGGGCCGCGCCCTGTACGAAGCGACGGGATGGCGCGTCCTGGCACCGCTCACCAGCGCGCTGCGGGGCCCGGACCCGGCCGGCGGCTGA
- a CDS encoding thioredoxin family protein — MLRPVRADRRTQPPGAGAPRGIRLPLVAAAVVAAGLTAACGPSTEPVGSAAPSSASAASASPEPSATGSATASPEASPTVTASASASASTTPRSASSPAGAGSGAAGTPAKSSRTPAAAQPAAVPGPGYDSSADAQKLVDAALRTAKSEGRMVLLDFGANWCGNCKAADKVFGQPQTAALLGKSYQLVKIDIGGNSSANSALLRKYSPSGGTYTMPVLVVVTPSGTVRTDTHVTGNPSLTAEGINSFLRQWAS; from the coding sequence ATGCTCCGACCCGTCCGCGCCGACCGCCGTACGCAGCCCCCCGGCGCCGGCGCCCCCCGCGGGATACGGCTGCCGCTGGTCGCCGCGGCCGTGGTCGCGGCGGGGCTGACCGCCGCCTGCGGCCCTTCCACCGAGCCCGTCGGTTCCGCCGCGCCCTCCTCGGCCTCCGCGGCCTCCGCGTCCCCGGAGCCCTCCGCCACCGGGTCCGCCACCGCTTCACCCGAGGCATCCCCGACCGTGACCGCGTCCGCCTCGGCCTCCGCGTCCACCACCCCCCGGTCCGCCTCGTCCCCCGCCGGCGCCGGGTCCGGCGCCGCCGGTACGCCGGCCAAGTCCTCCCGTACGCCTGCCGCTGCCCAGCCGGCCGCCGTACCGGGGCCCGGGTACGACAGTTCGGCCGACGCGCAGAAGCTCGTCGACGCGGCGCTGCGCACGGCCAAGTCCGAGGGCCGGATGGTGCTGCTCGACTTCGGGGCGAACTGGTGCGGCAACTGCAAGGCGGCCGACAAGGTGTTCGGCCAGCCCCAGACGGCCGCCCTCCTCGGGAAGTCCTACCAGCTCGTCAAGATCGACATCGGCGGCAACAGCTCCGCCAACTCCGCGCTCCTGCGCAAGTACAGCCCGTCCGGCGGCACCTACACGATGCCCGTGCTGGTCGTCGTCACCCCGTCGGGCACCGTGCGCACCGACACCCACGTCACCGGCAACCCGTCCCTGACCGCGGAGGGCATCAACTCCTTCCTGCGCCAGTGGGCGTCATGA
- a CDS encoding branched-chain amino acid ABC transporter permease gives MTLLEFRDYLVPGLALGALYSVIAIGYTLVYGVLKLINFAHSEVFMLGGFGALIVLTEVAPGHPSGLVSVLLVLLGLAVSGLVGAGTAFGLEKVAYRPLRKRNAPALIFLISAIGASFFLYNLTGKLFGRDPKAMPALFDNGVLFHVLGAPVDIVKLLLIVAALAMIVGLDLLVRRTKLGSAIRAVAQDPEAAGLMGVDIDRIVSRTFVIGGVLGGIAGFLFGLNSQVSFTMGFIPGITAFAAAVLGGIGNIRGAMLGGMLLGLVETYNVPLFGEEWRYVAAFAVLVVVLMFRPTGILGAKLGRTA, from the coding sequence ATGACACTCCTGGAATTCCGCGACTACCTGGTCCCGGGCCTCGCGCTCGGCGCGCTGTACTCCGTGATCGCCATCGGCTACACCCTGGTCTACGGCGTGCTCAAGCTGATCAACTTCGCACACAGCGAGGTGTTCATGCTGGGCGGCTTCGGAGCGCTGATCGTGCTCACCGAGGTCGCCCCCGGCCACCCCTCCGGGCTGGTCTCCGTCCTGCTCGTCCTCCTCGGCCTGGCGGTCTCCGGCCTGGTCGGGGCGGGCACCGCCTTCGGCCTGGAGAAGGTCGCCTACCGGCCGCTGCGCAAGCGCAACGCGCCTGCGCTGATCTTCCTGATCAGCGCCATCGGCGCCTCGTTCTTCCTCTACAACCTCACGGGCAAGCTCTTCGGGCGCGATCCCAAGGCCATGCCCGCGCTCTTCGACAACGGCGTGCTCTTCCATGTCCTCGGAGCACCCGTCGACATCGTCAAGCTGCTGCTGATCGTCGCCGCGCTGGCGATGATCGTCGGCCTCGACCTGCTGGTGCGCCGTACCAAGCTGGGCTCCGCCATCCGGGCCGTCGCCCAGGACCCCGAGGCCGCCGGCCTGATGGGCGTCGACATCGACCGGATCGTCTCCCGTACGTTCGTGATCGGCGGGGTCCTCGGCGGAATCGCCGGCTTCCTCTTCGGACTCAACAGCCAGGTCTCGTTCACCATGGGCTTCATCCCCGGCATCACCGCCTTCGCCGCGGCCGTTCTCGGCGGCATCGGCAACATCCGCGGTGCCATGCTGGGCGGAATGCTCCTCGGCCTGGTCGAGACCTACAACGTTCCGCTGTTCGGCGAGGAATGGCGCTACGTCGCCGCCTTCGCGGTCCTCGTCGTCGTGCTGATGTTCCGCCCGACCGGCATCCTCGGCGCGAAGCTGGGGAGGACGGCATGA
- a CDS encoding branched-chain amino acid ABC transporter permease, translating into MSMLSDTRTAAPTGSTAPAAPTASTEPTAYSASTASFRPTRPSAEALAALRRAPWYRRPRWRRLCALTAVGVLLAVMTGEQGSGADLLFSLRTTFTGPALWAWTGAAAALWAVAEFGAAPRRAVACGARAVAAPLTRIRPALDGRPRLRVALVVAGLAAAVFLPLLFDRSTNQVLVDWVGIYILLALGLNVVIGWAGLLDLGFVAFFAIGSYSTAFWSGQLPVKPPFELNPFLSIPVAMLTCLLAGILLGAPTLRLRGDYLAIVTLGFHEIIYLFAKNAESVTGGSLGVFGIPHFSVDIGPVHYRWGLDPLDYLWLLIGLITGLVLVFRKLVRSKIGRTWEAIREDEVAAAAHGVDTVKYKLMAFAIGASTSGVAGAVYASKVGFINPENFPLLYSVLVLAYVIFGGMGSIPGVLLGAALLAYLPHGLKDVVDQKDRFMYLGALLVVMMIYRPQGLLPARRRRRTVRTREES; encoded by the coding sequence ATGAGCATGCTGAGCGATACCAGGACGGCGGCACCCACCGGGTCCACGGCACCCGCCGCACCCACCGCGTCCACGGAGCCCACCGCGTACAGCGCGTCCACCGCGTCCTTCCGCCCCACCCGCCCCTCGGCCGAGGCCTTGGCCGCCCTGCGCCGGGCCCCCTGGTACCGGCGTCCGCGCTGGCGCAGGCTGTGCGCCCTCACCGCCGTCGGCGTCCTGCTGGCCGTGATGACGGGGGAGCAGGGATCCGGAGCCGACCTGCTGTTCTCGCTGCGTACGACCTTCACCGGACCCGCGCTGTGGGCCTGGACCGGCGCGGCCGCGGCCCTGTGGGCGGTAGCCGAGTTCGGCGCCGCCCCGCGCCGCGCCGTGGCCTGCGGCGCCAGGGCCGTCGCCGCTCCGCTGACCAGGATCCGCCCGGCGCTCGACGGCCGTCCCCGGCTGCGCGTGGCGTTGGTGGTGGCCGGGCTCGCCGCGGCCGTGTTCCTGCCGCTGCTGTTCGACCGGTCGACCAACCAGGTACTGGTCGACTGGGTCGGCATCTACATCCTGCTCGCCCTCGGACTCAACGTCGTCATCGGCTGGGCCGGTCTGCTCGACCTCGGCTTCGTTGCCTTCTTCGCGATCGGCAGCTACAGCACCGCCTTCTGGAGCGGACAACTGCCCGTCAAGCCGCCGTTCGAGCTGAACCCGTTCCTGTCCATCCCGGTCGCGATGCTCACGTGCCTGCTCGCGGGCATCCTGCTCGGCGCCCCCACCCTGCGCCTGCGCGGCGACTACCTCGCCATCGTCACCCTCGGCTTCCACGAGATCATCTACCTCTTCGCCAAGAACGCCGAATCGGTGACGGGCGGCTCGCTCGGAGTCTTCGGCATCCCGCACTTCTCCGTGGACATCGGCCCCGTGCACTACCGCTGGGGCCTGGACCCGCTGGACTACCTGTGGCTGCTCATCGGCCTGATCACGGGCCTGGTGCTGGTCTTCCGCAAGCTGGTGCGCTCCAAGATCGGACGCACCTGGGAGGCAATCCGCGAGGACGAGGTCGCCGCGGCCGCGCACGGCGTGGACACGGTGAAGTACAAGCTGATGGCCTTCGCCATCGGCGCCTCCACCTCCGGGGTCGCCGGCGCCGTCTACGCCAGCAAGGTCGGGTTCATCAACCCCGAGAACTTCCCGCTGCTGTACTCGGTGCTGGTCCTCGCCTACGTGATCTTCGGCGGGATGGGCTCCATCCCCGGCGTCCTGCTGGGAGCCGCACTGCTGGCCTATCTGCCGCACGGCCTCAAGGACGTGGTGGACCAGAAGGACCGGTTCATGTACCTGGGCGCCCTCCTGGTGGTCATGATGATCTACCGCCCGCAGGGACTCCTGCCCGCCAGGCGCCGCAGGCGCACCGTCCGTACGCGGGAGGAATCATGA
- a CDS encoding response regulator transcription factor, which yields MPSVLVVEDDPSIRQSLIEVLTEHGYAVRSSADGFGALREVTQTPLDAVVLDLGLPDLDGGDALRMIRGISSVPVLVATARDDEREIISLLNAGADDYLVKPFSGGQLVARLSAVLRRTTHVPATGPAPGTRGAPAARAAPTADALHPTTVGELAVDPGARTAYLAGVELRLTRREFDLLAFLARHPGQVVSKRRLLTEVWREPYVDDQTVDVHLSSLRRKLGERAAAPRYLLTVRGVGIKLVAPR from the coding sequence ATGCCCAGCGTCCTGGTCGTGGAAGACGACCCCAGCATCCGCCAGTCACTGATCGAGGTCCTGACGGAACACGGGTATGCCGTGCGCAGCTCGGCCGACGGGTTCGGAGCCCTGCGGGAGGTCACCCAGACTCCCCTCGACGCGGTGGTCCTCGACCTGGGCCTGCCCGACCTGGACGGAGGAGACGCGCTGCGCATGATCCGGGGCATCTCCTCCGTACCCGTGCTGGTGGCCACCGCCCGCGACGACGAGCGGGAAATCATCAGCCTCCTCAACGCGGGCGCCGACGACTACCTGGTCAAACCGTTCTCCGGCGGTCAGCTCGTCGCGCGCCTCTCCGCCGTCCTGCGGCGCACCACCCACGTGCCCGCCACCGGACCCGCTCCGGGAACGCGCGGAGCGCCGGCGGCACGCGCCGCCCCGACGGCCGACGCACTGCACCCCACCACCGTGGGTGAACTCGCGGTGGACCCGGGCGCGCGCACCGCGTACCTGGCCGGCGTGGAGCTGCGCCTCACCCGGCGGGAGTTCGACCTGCTCGCCTTCCTCGCCCGCCACCCCGGCCAGGTCGTCTCCAAACGCCGTCTGCTGACCGAGGTCTGGCGCGAGCCGTACGTCGACGACCAGACCGTTGACGTCCACCTGTCGTCCCTGCGCCGCAAGCTGGGCGAGCGGGCGGCGGCCCCGCGCTACCTGCTGACCGTGCGCGGGGTCGGCATCAAACTGGTGGCACCCCGTTGA
- a CDS encoding branched-chain amino acid ABC transporter substrate-binding protein — protein MNRRKLSMFAALVVTGATALTGCNKGGGAAVVGSDGKAVYKIGFQGPLTGESSAIGVNMENGVKLAVKQANARGDLPFHVEYAASDDAGSPDQSPAAAQKLIDDESVLGLVGPAFSGAAKASGRLYSEAGLVSVSHASNPSLPELGFRSFVRSVPNDNAQGGAMVTYFTKRLQTKKVYVVDDKSEYGVGLSKVAEKQLKEAGVEVVKASVPSKTPDYTAAATAVKHSGADALIYNGLYSDAAPFAKKLKDVGFDKPKIASDGTYDKKFTELAGDAAEGWLLTCQCLDANVDPGTKQFAEDYKTEYKAAPGLYAAESYDATNLIIEQIKALGGGDGGDVRREAVLEKVKKADYKGLTRQFSFKENGEFAGNGIYLSEVKGGRITLKGDVDTLVSAG, from the coding sequence GTGAACCGCAGGAAGTTGTCCATGTTCGCCGCACTCGTCGTCACGGGCGCGACCGCGCTGACCGGCTGCAACAAGGGCGGCGGTGCCGCCGTCGTCGGCAGCGACGGAAAGGCGGTCTACAAGATCGGTTTCCAGGGTCCGCTCACCGGCGAGAGCTCCGCGATCGGCGTGAACATGGAGAACGGCGTCAAACTGGCCGTCAAGCAGGCCAACGCCCGCGGCGATCTGCCCTTCCACGTCGAGTACGCCGCGTCCGACGACGCCGGCTCCCCTGACCAGTCCCCGGCCGCGGCGCAGAAGCTCATCGACGACGAGAGCGTCCTCGGTCTCGTGGGCCCCGCCTTCTCCGGCGCGGCCAAGGCCTCGGGCCGGCTGTACTCGGAGGCCGGGCTGGTCTCCGTGTCCCACGCCAGCAACCCGAGCCTTCCCGAGCTCGGCTTCCGCTCCTTCGTGCGTTCCGTGCCGAACGACAACGCCCAGGGCGGCGCCATGGTCACGTACTTCACCAAGCGGCTCCAGACCAAGAAGGTCTACGTGGTCGACGACAAGAGCGAGTACGGCGTCGGTCTTTCCAAGGTCGCCGAGAAGCAGCTCAAGGAAGCCGGCGTCGAGGTCGTCAAGGCCAGCGTCCCGTCGAAGACCCCCGACTACACCGCGGCCGCCACCGCCGTGAAGCACTCCGGCGCCGACGCGCTGATCTACAACGGGCTCTACTCGGACGCCGCTCCGTTCGCCAAGAAGCTCAAGGACGTCGGCTTCGACAAGCCGAAGATCGCCAGCGACGGGACGTACGACAAGAAGTTCACCGAGCTGGCCGGCGACGCGGCCGAGGGCTGGCTGCTGACCTGCCAGTGCCTGGACGCCAACGTCGACCCGGGCACCAAGCAGTTCGCCGAGGACTACAAGACGGAGTACAAGGCCGCGCCCGGCCTCTACGCCGCCGAGTCCTACGACGCCACCAACCTCATCATCGAGCAGATCAAGGCGCTCGGCGGCGGCGATGGCGGCGACGTGCGGCGCGAGGCCGTCCTGGAGAAGGTGAAGAAGGCCGATTACAAGGGCCTCACCCGGCAGTTCTCGTTCAAGGAGAACGGCGAGTTCGCCGGCAACGGCATCTACCTCAGCGAGGTCAAGGGCGGCCGGATCACCCTCAAGGGAGACGTCGACACACTGGTGAGCGCGGGCTGA
- a CDS encoding CAP domain-containing protein, with protein sequence MRTRIVLSVTAAAAAVAVGVAVADSDGAARGGGHTDGAAGPASGSASADAAAAAPAPVSPTGEAPATTSPSPSGTPGADASASAAPAQPSAAESSVAAKSASGQSDKPARKPTTTGSGSGGSGGSGGSGGSGGSGTVDANSESAVLALVNKERAAAGCGPLTSNGKLSAAARAYSDTMARSGVMSHTGPDGSTMTSRVEAAGYSWSRLGENIARGQADADAVMDAWMNSSGHRANILNCAFKEIGIGVHKGDGGPWWTQDFGASK encoded by the coding sequence GTGCGCACGCGCATCGTCCTGTCCGTCACGGCAGCCGCCGCGGCGGTGGCGGTCGGCGTCGCGGTGGCCGACTCCGACGGCGCCGCCCGCGGGGGCGGGCACACCGACGGCGCTGCCGGACCCGCGTCCGGGTCGGCGAGCGCCGATGCCGCAGCGGCGGCTCCCGCCCCTGTCTCCCCCACCGGCGAGGCCCCGGCCACGACGAGCCCGAGCCCGTCCGGTACGCCCGGGGCCGACGCCTCCGCTTCCGCCGCTCCCGCGCAGCCCTCGGCGGCGGAGAGCAGCGTCGCGGCCAAGTCGGCGTCCGGCCAGTCCGACAAGCCCGCGCGCAAGCCCACGACCACGGGCAGCGGATCCGGCGGGTCGGGTGGTTCCGGTGGATCGGGCGGGTCGGGCGGCTCCGGCACCGTCGACGCGAACAGCGAGTCCGCCGTCCTCGCCCTGGTCAACAAGGAGCGGGCCGCCGCCGGATGCGGCCCCCTGACCTCGAACGGCAAGCTGAGCGCGGCCGCCCGGGCCTACAGCGACACCATGGCCCGCAGCGGTGTCATGTCGCACACCGGACCCGACGGGTCCACCATGACCAGCCGGGTGGAGGCCGCCGGGTACTCGTGGTCCCGCCTGGGCGAGAACATAGCCCGCGGCCAGGCCGACGCCGACGCGGTGATGGACGCGTGGATGAACAGCTCCGGCCACCGGGCCAACATCCTCAACTGCGCCTTCAAGGAGATCGGCATAGGCGTGCACAAGGGCGACGGCGGCCCGTGGTGGACGCAGGACTTCGGCGCCTCCAAGTAG
- a CDS encoding cytochrome c biogenesis CcdA family protein, translating into MTLAAAADATSLVNGTLLIAAPVALVAGLVSFLSPCVLPLVPGYLSYVTSLSVSDLADAREGHRGRTATGALLFVLGFTAVLVSGGALFGHFGRVLLAHQEVITQGIGGFTVLMGLSFMGFLPGFAQREFRSHRRPALGLAGAPVLGAVFAVGWTPCIGPTLAAVQALAWTEASAGRGALLMAAYCLGLGLPFVVAALAFRRALDAFGLVKRHYPWVLRTGGGLLVLVGVLLATGVWNDLVYTLQLWSAGSTAAL; encoded by the coding sequence ATGACGCTCGCGGCCGCGGCGGACGCCACCTCCCTCGTCAACGGAACGCTCCTGATCGCGGCCCCGGTGGCGCTCGTCGCGGGACTCGTCTCCTTCCTCTCTCCGTGCGTGCTGCCGCTCGTTCCGGGCTACCTCAGCTACGTCACCAGCCTGTCGGTCTCCGACCTGGCGGACGCGCGGGAAGGGCACCGCGGTCGCACGGCGACGGGAGCCCTGCTGTTCGTCCTGGGCTTCACGGCGGTCCTGGTGTCCGGAGGCGCCCTGTTCGGCCACTTCGGCCGCGTCCTGCTGGCCCATCAGGAAGTGATCACCCAGGGGATCGGCGGGTTCACCGTACTGATGGGGTTGTCGTTCATGGGGTTCCTGCCGGGCTTCGCGCAGCGGGAGTTCCGCAGCCACCGGCGGCCCGCGCTGGGGCTCGCCGGGGCCCCGGTGCTGGGAGCGGTCTTCGCGGTGGGCTGGACCCCCTGCATCGGCCCGACGCTGGCCGCCGTCCAGGCGCTGGCCTGGACCGAGGCGAGCGCGGGCCGCGGCGCCCTGCTCATGGCCGCCTACTGCCTCGGGCTGGGCCTGCCGTTCGTCGTCGCCGCGCTGGCCTTCCGCCGCGCCCTGGACGCCTTCGGCCTGGTCAAACGCCACTACCCGTGGGTACTGCGGACCGGTGGAGGTCTGCTCGTCCTCGTCGGCGTACTGCTGGCCACCGGGGTGTGGAACGACCTCGTGTACACGCTCCAGTTGTGGAGCGCGGGATCCACCGCGGCCCTCTAG